From a single Paenibacillus sp. FSL R5-0345 genomic region:
- a CDS encoding alginate lyase family protein codes for MNADNQQTSPYAVFTLLDLALPALAPVKDALDQARQDDALTALHRYLTSRSTPGWRTDNRKQQLIDYIQHYCTDDLELVIKTADEVVEQTFLFRFPWDMERSRIPVTFEEKIDWRYVPDQDVEWAYMLNRHRYWVALGQAYAITGNEKYARAFCCQLEDWLDRNPVPDMPTNDTLTWRTIEAGLRCANWIKALSYIQESSLLTPTLLAKVMISLHEHGEYLASSFTGWKNISNWGVLETCGLFQTALYFPEFTRARNWQRLGEERLGETARIQIMADGIHWEQSPTYHHEVLVCFLDCIRLARMNGLELEDEFLQKVRQMAVASLYWAKPNHRQPMLGDSDDSDVRSILTYAGWLFQDSVLRFGGYDQMDYDNAWLFGLTGVEGYARLLAEEPSYLSHSFVHSGHYVMRTGWDEQALYLYFHCGPLGGGHGHADLLHFDLYAYGRDMLTDLGRYNYSDHTPLRKALKESAAHNTTTVDGIGFTEITDTWSFSQIAKPTGTQWISKPEFDYVEGSHDGYRHLNDPVYPLRRIIFIKPYYWLLVDSFSCRQEHTFSQHLHFAPGAVQMEDETFICRTKNEREANLCIIPVNVEGLQGKVDDGVISREYNLLEPNQHAVYSRTGKGKVSIMQVLYPQPPGEQFCPLVEQVTIYRHTGEAVDAAQAEACRISFPEKSEEHIIVISHEVPSSHLDSYVVEGIQIFGEVVLIVFANGQKKVTVIR; via the coding sequence ATAACCAACAAACCTCTCCGTATGCCGTCTTTACGCTACTCGACCTTGCGTTACCTGCTCTAGCTCCGGTGAAGGATGCGCTCGACCAAGCGCGGCAGGACGATGCGCTGACTGCGTTGCATCGGTACTTGACCAGCCGGAGTACGCCGGGCTGGAGAACAGATAACCGGAAGCAGCAGCTTATCGACTATATACAGCACTATTGCACAGATGATCTGGAACTTGTAATAAAGACGGCGGACGAAGTCGTCGAGCAGACATTTCTCTTCCGCTTTCCCTGGGACATGGAACGAAGCCGCATTCCGGTTACCTTTGAGGAAAAAATTGACTGGCGTTATGTTCCAGACCAAGATGTAGAATGGGCTTATATGCTGAATCGCCACCGCTACTGGGTGGCATTAGGACAAGCGTATGCGATAACTGGTAATGAAAAATATGCGAGGGCATTTTGCTGTCAGCTTGAAGATTGGCTGGACCGTAATCCTGTTCCAGACATGCCTACGAATGATACGCTGACTTGGCGTACCATTGAAGCGGGCCTTCGCTGTGCTAACTGGATCAAAGCGTTATCCTATATACAGGAAAGTTCGCTGCTCACACCGACGCTTCTGGCAAAAGTGATGATATCTCTGCATGAACACGGTGAATATTTAGCTTCATCGTTTACGGGCTGGAAGAATATCAGCAACTGGGGGGTTCTGGAGACTTGTGGCTTGTTCCAAACCGCGCTCTACTTCCCTGAGTTCACAAGGGCCAGAAACTGGCAACGTCTCGGTGAGGAGAGATTGGGGGAGACAGCTCGAATCCAGATCATGGCGGACGGTATCCACTGGGAGCAATCCCCCACTTATCACCATGAAGTTCTGGTATGTTTTCTCGACTGCATCCGCTTGGCCCGTATGAACGGACTGGAGCTTGAGGATGAATTTTTGCAAAAGGTACGTCAAATGGCCGTAGCTTCATTATATTGGGCCAAGCCGAATCATCGGCAGCCGATGCTCGGCGATAGCGATGATAGCGATGTCCGTTCGATTTTGACTTATGCGGGTTGGTTGTTCCAGGATTCTGTGCTCCGCTTTGGCGGATACGATCAAATGGATTATGATAATGCCTGGTTGTTCGGGTTGACTGGCGTTGAGGGCTACGCGCGGCTGTTGGCAGAAGAACCGTCTTACTTGTCACATTCTTTTGTACATTCCGGTCATTATGTGATGCGGACGGGTTGGGACGAGCAGGCTTTGTACTTATATTTCCACTGCGGACCACTTGGGGGTGGACATGGGCACGCGGATCTGCTACATTTCGATCTGTATGCTTATGGGCGGGATATGCTTACCGATCTTGGCAGATACAACTATAGTGATCATACACCACTCAGAAAAGCGCTAAAAGAAAGCGCTGCCCATAATACGACCACTGTTGACGGAATTGGATTTACCGAAATCACGGATACATGGTCCTTCTCCCAAATTGCGAAGCCGACAGGCACCCAATGGATTAGCAAGCCGGAATTTGATTATGTAGAAGGCAGCCATGACGGTTATCGTCATTTGAATGATCCGGTATACCCGCTTAGGAGGATTATATTCATCAAGCCTTATTACTGGCTTCTGGTCGACAGCTTCAGCTGCCGGCAGGAGCATACGTTTTCCCAGCATTTACATTTTGCGCCCGGAGCGGTTCAGATGGAAGACGAAACATTTATTTGCCGTACTAAAAATGAGCGGGAAGCCAATCTTTGCATCATTCCTGTTAATGTTGAAGGACTTCAGGGCAAGGTTGATGACGGGGTAATCTCCCGCGAATACAATCTGCTGGAACCCAATCAGCATGCTGTGTACTCCCGAACGGGGAAAGGGAAGGTTTCGATCATGCAAGTGCTGTATCCGCAGCCTCCCGGCGAGCAGTTTTGTCCTCTGGTTGAACAGGTGACGATTTACCGTCATACGGGTGAAGCAGTGGATGCTGCACAGGCCGAGGCCTGCCGCATCAGCTTCCCTGAAAAGAGTGAGGAGCATATTATCGTGATCAGCCATGAGGTTCCATCCAGTCACTTGGATTCCTATGTAGTAGAAGGTATACAAATATTTGGTGAAGTGGTCCTTATTGTTTTCGCAAACGGTCAAAAGAAAGTCACGGTAATCAGATAA